GGGATCTACCGTATCCAAATCGATTTTTTTACCGCCGTTTCCTATAACGAAAGCATCTACGATACCTTCGCCTCCGTCCGCCATAGGTATTTTAATTATATTGGCATCACTCGATACTTTCTTTATCCCTTTTTCCATTGCACTGCATGCATAAACGGAACTCATGCTTCCTTTGAAAGAATCGGGAGCTAAAACAAACTTCATAAATATACCCTCCAAAAGATATTACATAGATAACTTATATATTTTTAATATCATTGACATTTAAATTCTTAATGTCCTATAGTATAACACAGCTCTATTTTCTATGCCTTTTATACATTATATCAAAGTTTTTATCATTAATGGATATATCTTTAAAAGAAGTCAGCAAATCCATATATTTAAAAAAATTGTTTTATAATATTTATCGTATTCAACCCCGGTTCTTCTTCGTTATGAAAACCATCAGATGAATGTTTGAATATTTTTTCCCTTATCTAAAAAATGTTCTATATTATGATTATTAGCATATTTTAATTAAGATAGCTAAAATCACATAAATTGATGTTAAGAGCGGGATAAAGAGAATTATCGTATTTAAAATCCATAATTATTATGGTACCGAAGTAAAGTGAAAATCAACAGGAACTACCAAAACAACTTATATTCTTGCTGATAGTACTGAATTTAATGTATTATGTTTAGCAAAGTGCATAGAACTGAAAAAAGTAATTATATATCCGATATGAGTTGTTATTTTGATTATTCGATTAGAAATCCAAACATAATTTCAGAGGTAAACAAAAGATAAGGATATATAGTAAGCACAATTTTATTACAAATATTTATTATTTATCCCATTTATCGTATTAAAAACCAAAATTATTCTATATTTATCTATAATATGTTTCATATATTACATAATTTAGCTTGTTTATAAATTATTTATTTAAAAATAATAAAGAATATATAACAATCATTCTTCATTAATATTTGATTAAAAATATCCGAATTTCGGGATAAATGTTTGCTTTTAACCATAATAAGTGTTATCCTAGTAAAGAATATTGTATCCCTTGAGATTTATACTTATTAAAACTTATAAAATACAATATTTTTTCCCTTCATGTAAGGTATTCATTTACCTTACATGTTTTTATTTTAAATATAAATAACTCTAAAAGGTATCAATTTTATTATTGGTACCTTTAATTATTGACCAAAAAGTAAACTTCACGATATGACATAAAATAAACATAGCTTATTATTGTATAATCAGATTTAAACAGTTCTGTGTAAAGGAGGATTATATGGACGATAAAAGGAAAAGAAGTATAATTCACAATGTAATGAATGATATAAGTAACATCATAGGGCTTAATAATTTATTGATACTTGAAGACAATAAATCCGACCAAAAGAGAATAAAGAAAAAAATAAAGTTATATTATGAATTTATATATAAGGAATGCAGACCTATCATAGATAATAAAGAAGATATAAATGAAATTTCCACTGCATTTGAAGGCGAGTATTTAAGAGTATTTAAAAAGGCTATAGAAAATAATATCTCTAACACTGAAAATTACAAAGAGTAATGTTGGATTGGCGTTTTATTTTGTAATTAACATCTAATATTTTCAGTTTTCCAAAAATAAAAAGGAATGGTTTTCCATTCCTTTTTTGTCTATATAATTATATGATAAATAAGATTTGTAAACATACAAAGTCCTATACCGCATACTGTCGGGAGAACAAATGCCAAAGCCGTCCATTTTAAGCTTTTGGTCTCGCTTTTAATGGTCATTAAAGTCGTGGCACATGGAAAATGCAACAAAGTAAATATCATTACATTGACCGCAGTTAAAATAGTCCAGCCGTTTGCTATAAGTACCTTCCCTATTTCCATAGTATTTTCTATATCCACCATAGTTCCCTTACCTAAATAACACATCAGTATTATAGGAAGCACTATTTCATTTGCGGGAAGCCCCAAAATAAACGCAGTCAGGATATAACCGTCGAGTCCCATCAGCTGAGCAAAAGGATTTAAAAATGTGGCTATATGAGTTAGTATACTTGCATTTCCTATGCCTATATTTGCCATAAGCCATATAACTATCCCCGCAGGAGCGGCAAATACCATTGCACGCCCGAGAACGTATAATGTCCTGTCAAATATCGACCTAACCAAAATCCTTCCTATCTGAGGTTTTCTGTAAGGAGGAAGCTCCAAAGTCAATGTACTTGGCATTCCCTTTAAAACAGTCTTGGATAAAAATTTGGAAATAAACAAAGTCAGTAGTATTCCAAGAATTATTACGAAAAGAACCGCTAAGGTAGATAGGATAGAATTCCCAAAACTAAATCCTACACCGCCTATAAATATGGAAGCTACCGCTATCAAAAACGGAAATCTGCCGTTACATGGAACAAAAGCGTTCGTTAAAATCGCTATTAGTCTTTCTCTCGTTGAATTTATTATCCTGCATCCGATCACTCCTGCAGCATTACAGCCAAATCCCATGCACATGGTGAGTGCCTGTTTACCCGACGCACAGGCCTTTTTAAAGTAATGGTCGAGATTGAATGCAATTCTCGGAAGATATCCGAGGTCTTCAAGAATAGTAAACAGTGGAAAGAATATTGCCATAGGAGGAAGCATAACGCTTATGACCCATGAAAGAGTATTATACATACCATCTATCAGAACTCCTTTTAAAAAGGCGGGAGCATGAAGATAATCAAACAGTGCATACAATTTATCCCCGACATAACCGAAGAAAACGGAAAGCATTTCTGAAGGATAATTTGCCCCGGTGATCGTTAGCCAAAATATCACTCCGAGGAACAATATCATCAGCGGGATACCAAAAGTCTTAGACGTTAGGATTTTATCAACTTTTCTGTCCCTGTCATTATAATCCCTTACTTCATATTCCAAAACATCTTCACATATTTCCTCATCGTTTTGAAGTATTTCTTCAACTACCCTGTCTCTAAAATTATTTTTTGTTATATTATTGGTCATCAGTTTTATTTTGACCTTTTCGACTGTAGATATTATGCTTTTATTACCAAGCAAATCTATTTCAAGATAATTTTCAAGAGATTTGAGTATTTTTTCATCACCGTCTATGAGTTTAAGTGCTATCCATCTGTGCAAATATGTATTTTTGATACTTGTCTGTTTTAATTTTTCCGTTATTTTTTCAATAGCGTCTTCTATGTGCTCGTTATATTTTATACATTTTGGATTAACTTTTATTTTATTGGTACAAACACTGTAAATAGCACTTAGTAATCTGTTTAAAGTCTTTGGACGCCTTGCGGTAACTCCTACCACAGGAACGCCCAAATACTCGCTTAACAGTTCCAGATTGATTTTTATACCTTTTTTCTTTGCTTCATCAAGCAAATTTACGCATACTATTACATTATTGGTTATTTCAAAAGTCTGAAATACCAAATTTAAATTTCTCTCCAAAGCAGTTGAGTCAACGACTATGACCGTGACGTCTGCCTGCCCGAAACATATATAATTTCTTGCTATCTCTTCTTCTTCGGAATTAGACATCAATGAATATGTACCAGGTATATCTACGAATAATAAGTCTTTGTCTTTGTATCTGCATTTTCCTACAGCATTGCTAACGGTCTTACCGGGCCAGTTTCCTGTGTGCTGGTGCATTCCCGTAAGAGCATTAAAGACAGTGGATTTACCTACATTCGGATTTCCAGCAAGACCTATCGTGAAATCGCAGCCTATGGCCTTTTCAAAAACATCTGCTTCCAAAACCTTAGCTCCGGTTGAGCTTGAAGTGAGCCCCATAATTTCCTCCCTTTTACATTATTTAATATCATAATATGTAAAAAGCAAAAAATATGTTACAAGAATTATACTTCAAATACCTCTATTTTATCAGCATCTTCTTTTCTGAATGCTATTATACTTCCTCTTATTTCGTATGCTCTGGGGTCTCCCAAAGGGCTTATGAGCACAGGTTTGATTTTGGTACCTTTTACTACACCCAAATCTAAAAATCGTCTTCTGTCGTCTCCCTCACAATTAATATCCAGAACTTTACCTAAATTTCCTATTTCAACTTTACTTAGTACCTTTCGTTTTTCCATTTTGCCCTCCTAGTACTTTCCATTACTATAGTATGAAACATTACTTTTTTTCGTTACAATTCAAGGGGAGCTACCCCTTTCACCCTTTATAAGGGACTCTGTCCCTTAAGAACCCTGCGAATATTTTTCCGAAGCAAAAAATATTCGATAAAATGCTTTCACTCAATCGCCGTGACGGCTCTTAACGCAGTCAAATTTTCTAAAAATCTCTGCCCGAGATTTTTGAAATGACCGCTACCCCTACCCTTTTATACAAAAATTATATCGTTTATTAAAATTAATAGCCTTTATTAGATAATATACATGTGAATGACTTAGTACGTTTAATATCCCTTTAATCAAAGCTTTTAAGCACCGCACCCAGCGGGGTCAATTCCATTATGTGACTATTAAAATACTTCGAAGAAAGCTTACTAAAATTTACTAAAGTAAATTTTAAATGTGTTAAACTCAATTAATAACACGAGAAGATTTGCATCATCAATATTTTCGAGTCGAACAAGCAAAATATGGCATGTTGTAAGGTGGAAATCCTACAGAAGCTATTTAAGGGAAAAAGCCCCTTAATTGTTTGTTTCTTTAAAAAGAAAACTTATAGTTGACAAAAAGTAGCAATAATGATATATTCACTTTAGAAATAAAAAAGATTGGAGATGAAAGGATGTTTAATTTTTCTTGCTAGTAAAAAAGAAAACATACAAAATAATTTTATTATTGATATCTTTATTTTCGTATGTAAAAAGCAAGAAAATCATATATTCTTTCAAATCTATTAGTCGCATATAAAATATAGGTATGATATATTTATTAAATGCCTACCTGCTATTAGACCGCAAGAATCGATTTTCTTGCGGTTTTATTGATTTAAAGGAGGTAAATATATGTCACTTATAAATATAAATAATCTAACTTTCGCTTATGAAGGCACTTATGAAAATATATTCGAAAATGTAAACTTAAATATAGATTCTTCATGGAAATTAGGACTTATAGGAAGAAACGGAAGAGGAAAAACCACTCTCTTAAATCTGCTTTTAGGTAAGTATGAATATAAAGGAACAATAAACACAAAGGTAAATTTCGAATATTTTCCCTTTGAAATAAATGATTTAAATAAACTTACAATAGAAATAGTCGAAGATATAAACCCTAACTATGAATACTGGCAGATAGCAAAGGAACTTAATTTACTCAGCGTAGATGAAGAAGTTTTATACAGACCGTTTTATACTTTAAGTAATGGTGAGAGAATAAAGATAATGCTAGCTTCATTGTTTACAAAGGAAAACAGCTTTTTACTGATCGATGAACCCACAAACCACTTGGATATGGAAGCAAGAGAAAAGCTTACCGAATATCTAAATTCCAAAAGCGGTTTTATTCTCGTATCTCACGACAGAACACTCTTGGATAACTCTGTAGACCACATAATATCCATAAATAAAAATAAGATAGATTTACAAAAAGGAAACTTTTCTTCTTATTTTACAAATAAAGAAAGAGAAGATAAATTTGAACTTACACAAAACGAAAAACTAAAAAGTGAGATATCAGAGCTTACAGAGGCCTCAAAAAGAACAACGGGTTGGTCTAATGAAGTTGAAAAAACAAAATATAATAAAAGAAACTCGGGGCTTAGACCGGACAGAGGGTTTATCGGTCATAAATCCGCAAAGATGATGCAAAGAGCAAAAGCTATAGAAAAAAGGAGAAATGCTTCAATAGAAGAAAAATCAAAGCTTCTTAAAAATATAGAGAAACAAGAAGATTTAAAAATAGTGGGAAGTGAATATCATACAAAGCTTCTTTTAAGACTTAATCATTTAAATATATATTATGATGATAAAGAAGCGGTTCATGATGTTACTTTTAATATAAATAAAGGCGACAGAGTTATCTTAAAAGGTAAAAACGGTTCCGGTAAATCAAGTATCCTAAAACTGATTTTAGGTAAGGATATAAAATACTCGGGAGACTTATATAAAGGAAGCAGCTTAAAAATATCTTACATTTCTCAGGATACATCTTTTTTAAAGGGCACTTTCAAAGACTTCTGTTTCGATAATGGGATTGATGAAACGATTTTTAAGACAAATCTTAGGAAATTAGATTTTGAAAGGTCGGAATTTGAAAAGAATTTGGAAGATTTAAGCTCCGGACAGAAGAAAAAGATCCTTATAGCAAAGAGTCTTACAGAGAGAGCAAATCTTTATATATGGGATGAACCGCTGAATTTCATAGATGTGTTTTCAAGGATTCAGATTGAAGAAGTTATCTTAAAGTACAAACCTACCATGATCATAGTTGAACACGACAAGGCTTTTATTGATAAGGTCGGAAGTAAGGTGGTTGAACTGGATTAAATAAAATAACCATTTAATATGAATTAAAAAAAGCAGTAAGCATAGCTTACTGCTTTTGATTATTTACCTACCAATTCATTCAAGAACGCAAGCCCGGTATCACTTGCTTCCGCAACCGTCTTTTGGATATCTTCCATCAACCTTGCGAAATACATCTGAGCTTCCATGAATTCTTTGATATCGGTTATGTTCGAGATAGTGCTGTAAAGTACATTGAATTCTTCCACTCTTTTTTCATCCGGCTGTTCGCCTTTCATCTGAGCAAGATAGAACTCATATTGAAAATCCATAAAATTCTTTATCATCTTTTTATGTTCTTCATTTTGGTCTACTTTTACGGCAGCATCCTTATACCTTTTGAATTCATCGCTTTCTTTGATTGCTTTTGCTAAATCATTAGCTTTGTCATAAACATTCATTATAATTCCTCCTATAAATTAATCTATTTTAACATACATAAGTATAGGTAAAATCATAGGTCTACGCTTAGTATTATCATATAAATACTTTTCAAGTTCGTATTTCATATCAGCTTTAATGCTGTTATAGTCAAATAATCTGTCTTTATACTTATTTAATACTTTCTTAGCAATGTCTTTAGCACCGTTTAAAAGCTCTTCGCTTTCTCGCATATACACAAATCCACGAGATACAATACCCGGACCGCTCACTACTCTCTCTTTTGTAAGAGAAACAACTACGACGAAAAGACCGTCTTCGCTTAGTTTCTTTCTGTCTTTTAGGACGATATTACCGACGTCTCCGATACCCAGACCGTCAATCATTATTAGTCCGTTTGGAGCTTCTCCGTTTACCTTAGCTTTATCGCCTATTTCAAGTATATCCCCGTTTTTCATAACGAAAATATTTTCTTCTTTCATACCAAGTTCCATAGCTAAATCTTTATGCTTAGAAAGCATTTTGTATTCACCGTGGGCAGGCATGAAATATTTAGGTTTGATAATGGAATGCATCAATTTTAATTCTTCTTTTTGAGCATGTCCGGAAACGTGTATACCTTCTGCACCTTGATATACCACATCAGCGCCAAGCTCAAATAAATTATTGATTACATCCGCAACTGTTTTTTCATTACCCGGTATAGGTGTAGCGGAGATTATTACATAATCTTCGTTTGTGATTTTAAACTGTCTGTGTTCACCGTTAGCCATCCTGCTAAGTGCAGCCATAGGCTCTCCCTGTGAACCCGTGGTTAAAATCACTACCTGTTCGGGAGCATAATTATCTACATCATTAAGTTCTATCATTATATTATCGTTGAATTTAAGATACTTAAGTTCTTTTGCAACTCCGATAACATTGACCATACTTCTTCCGCTTATCGCTACTTTTCTTTTGAATTTTTTAGCAGCATCGAATACCTGCTGAACTCTATGAACATTTGTAGCAAAAGTAGCAAGGATTATCCTCTTATTTGCACCTTCTTTAAAAAGTGTATTAAAAGTCTTCCCTACGCTTGCTTCAGATTTTGCATGTCCTTCTCTTTCCGCATTGGTACTGTCGGCGATAAGCAGATCCACACCTTCCGCACCTATTGCAGCCATCCTTTGAAGGTCTATCTGTTGATTATCTACGGGAGTATAATCTACTTTGAAGTCCCCTGTGTGGAAAACCGTTCCGCAGTTTGATTTTATATAAAGTGCACAGCTGTCAGGTATTGAATGGTTTGAAGTTACAAATTCAACACTGAATCCTTTTATCTTAACGATATGACCTTGTTTAACTATATGAAGCTTGGCACTTTCGTCAAGCCCATGTTCTGTAAGCTTCCTTTTCAGTAAACCTATTGTAAGCTTTGTACCGTAGATAGGGATATTGATTTGTTTTAATAAATACGGAATAGCTCCTATATGGTCTTCATGACCATGTGTTATGAACAGACCTCTTATTTTATGTCTGTTTTCGATAAGATAAGTAAATTCAGGTATTACTATATCGATACCGTACATATCTTCATCGGGGAATTTAAGACCGCAGTCAACGATCACTATATCGTCTTCGGTTTCAAAAACCGTAAGGTTCTTGCCGATTTCTCCAAGTCCCCCCAATGGAATGACTTTTAACTTTTTAGCCGGCTGATTATTGTTTGTCTTCTTATTATCATCTTTTTTAACCGGTCTTGATGTTCTTCTCTGGTTAGTATTTCTTCTTGTTCTGGACTTAGTTTCTTTATTAGTGTTAGTTTCTTTTTTTTGTTTCGGAAGCAATGGTTTTTCTTCCGTTTCTATTTGTTTTACATTTGTTAAAGGTGTTGCTTCAAAATTATTTTTTCTAAATGCCATTTTTTACCTTACTCGCTGTAGTAAAACTCACTAACTCTATTAAATTCATCCTCGTCCGTAACTTCTTTAACCACTAAATTGTCTTCATCTTCTTCTTCGATAATGAATAGATACGCATCCTCATCATTATCTTCTTCATATAAAACTAAATATGACTTATCTTCAAATTCAAATTCATCTTCCACTAAAAAAGAAATTTCTTCCCCTTCTTCGTTCTTTAGAACGATCACATCAACTTGTTGTTCTTCACTCATTTAAAAACCTCCTAAATTATTATTATAATCAAGATATGATGATAAAATAATCTGTGCAGCCATCATATCAATTACTTCTCTTTTTTTTCTCCAGTTGACTCCGCCGGCTTCCAAAGCTCTCTCTGCTTCTTTTGTAGAAAGCCTTTCATCCCAGAGTTCAACGGGAATATCTATTTTTTCTTTTAAAATATCACAAAATTCTTCGGTTACTAAGGCTCTTGTGCCTCTCTCTCCGCTTAAATTCAAAGGATGACCCAAGATAACAAGTCCTGTGTCATATTCTTTTATGTATTTTTTTATTTTTTCAATGTCTTCTTCTATGTTCTTGGTCCTCTTTATTACGCATATGCCCTGAGCCGTAATATGCAGTGCATCGCTTACGGCAACGCCTATACGGCTGTCTCCGTAATCAAGAGCTAATATTCTTTTCTTCAACAATTTCTCCTTATTTTTATAAATAGCAACTAAAACCTACTTATGTTTTAAATAAGTAGGTTTTAGTATAAAAATTTTCAGTTTTATTTAAACGTACTTTTACTATTCACAATCCATTAAATACTTACACAAAACGAGTTCCAAGATTTCATCTCTCTCGATTTGTCTTATAAGCTTTCTCGCATCTTTATAAGAGGTAATATATGTTGGGTCCCCACTCATTATATAACCTACTAATTGATTGACAGGATTGTATCCTTTTTCTTCCAATGCCGCTTTCACTTTTTTAATAGTTTCTTCAATCAGTTTCGAACGATCGTTATCCACGCTAAACTGCATTGTATAATTACTATTACTGTTACTTGTTCCCATAATATCACCTACCTATAATAAATTTTACATTATAAATTATAATTATTCAAGTTTTTTATTGTTTTCTTAACAATTTATAATCTTTCTTTAATAAATCCTTTTGCGTTTTCCAACGCCATATCCGCTTTTGAAATGTCTTTTATCCCTGCCTGAGCCATATCGGGTCTGCCGCCGCCGCCGCTTCCGATACTTACCGCAACGTCTTTGATGAATTTACCGCAGTTAAATCCGTCTTTGACCGCTTCTTTACTTGCGGAAGCGATCATAAAGCCCTTTTCTCCAGCTACACTTACCAAGAACACGATCACGTTTTCGACCTTATCTTTTACTTTATCACTAAGTTCTCTAAGATCATTCACATTAAGACCGTCTACTTTTGCAAATACACATTTTGTTCCATTTACATCAAAAGCATTATCTATAATTCCCGAAACAACATCTTTGTTTGCTTCTTTTCTGAATGCTTCAAGTTCTTTTAATAAAGATTTGTTCTTATTTAGTAGTTCATCTACTTTTTCTATTATATTATTATTATTTAGTCTTAATTTGTCTTTTATTGTCTGAAGCTCATGATATTTTTCCAAACTTTCTTCTATGGCACATTTTCCGGTTATGGCTTCTATCCTTCTTACTCCGCTGGCAACGGAACTTTCGGAAAGTATTTTAAACATGCTTATATCATTTGTATTATTTACATGACAGCCTCCGCATAGCTCGATGGAATAATCCCCCATTTTTACTACTCTGACATTACTTCCGTACTTTTCTCCGAATAAAGCCGTAGCACCGAGCTTTCTTGCTTCATCTATACTTGTTTCAAAGTAATTTACTTCATCTTTATTTAAGATTTCGGCATTTACTCTTTTTTCGATTTCATCAAGTTCTTCATTAGTAACTTTTTCAAAGTGAGAAAAGTCAAATCTAAGTCTTTCGCTGTCTACATAAGAACCCGCCTGATTTACATGTTCGCCCAACACTTCTTTGAGGGCTTTATGAAGAAGATGAGTTGCAGAGTGGTTTCTCTCGGTATTGAGTCTGTTTTGTTTATCTACCGTCATACTGTACTCTTTATCTGCTTCAAGACTTCCTGAAATGATTTCCACTTCATGAACGAATTTATCTCCGCTCTTTGTTACACTTTTGACTTTTGCGTTTACTTTATCATCCTCTATCTTGCCAATATCGTGAACCTGTCCGCCGCTTGTAGCGTAAAACGGTGTCCTGTTAAATATTACAAGACCGATTTCACCTTCGTTTAAGATATCTATAGCTTCATTATCTTTAATAATCTCGATTACCTTACCTTTATCTGAAAGGCTTTCATATCCGCTGAATTCGGTGCTTGGAAGATTTGCTATAAAGTTTGTAAGATCACCTTTATAGCTGACGATTTCTTTATTGTTCCTTGCACTTCTGGCTTTGTCTTTTTGCTCCTGCATCGCCTTTTCAAAACCATTTTTATCTACTTTAAGACCTTTTTCTTCAAGTATCTCTTCCGTTAGTTCAAGAGGAAAACCATAAGTATCATATAATTTGAAAGCATCCAAACCACCTAAAGTATCTCCCTTTAGATTTGCGATAAGTTCGTCAATCATGCTTAAACCCTGATTGACTGTTTCATTAAACTTTTCTTCTTCTATATTTATAAGTTTAAGTATAGTGGTTTCTTTTTCTCTTAAAGCAGGATAAGCTTCTCCGGAAATTTCTATTACCTTTTTGGCAACGCCTTCCATAAAATGACCTTCGATACCGAGGAGTTTTCCGTGTCTCATTGCTCTTCTTAAAATCCTTTTAAGGACATATCCTCTTCCTTCATTGGAGGTTAAGATACCGTCACTCGCCATGAATACACTACTTCTGATATGGTCGGTGATAACTCTTATCGAAACATCGTCATTTTCGTTTACACCATATTTCTTACCTGATATTTCGCATATATAATCAAGGATATATCTGATAGTATCGACTTCAAAGATATTATCCACTTCCTGAACGTATGCGGCAAGTCTTTCAAGTCCCATACCCGTATCGATATTCGGATGTTCAAGCTTATTGTAATTACCTTCTTTATCCTTATCGAACTGAGTGAACACAAGGTTCCAAACTTCCATATATCTGTCACAGTCACAGCCTACACCGCATGTAGGGCGGTCACAGCCATATTCTTCTCCCCTGTCTACATATATCTCACTGCAAGGTCCGCATGGTCCCAGACCAATTTCCCAAAAGTTATCTTCTTTACCTAGTCTGGTTATCCTATTATCTGTGAGACCTATATCATTCTTCCAGATTTCAGCGGCTTCATCATCATTTTCATAAACCGAAACATAAAGCTTGTCCTTATCTAAACCGATTTTTTCAGTTAAAAACTCCCATGCAAAAGCTATGGCTTCTTTTTTAAAATAGTCCCCGAATGAAAAATTACCGAGCATTTCAAAGAACGTACCATGTCTGGCAGTTTTACCTACATTGTCTATATCAGGTGTTCTTATACACTTTTGACATGTAGTTACCCTTTTTTTCGGAGGAACTTCTTCACCTATAAAATATGGTTTTAAAGGAGCCATTCCCGAATTTATAAGAAGCAAGCTTTTATCGTTATGAGGTACCAAAGAAAAGCTTTCAAGTCTTAAATGTCCTTTGCTTTCATAGAATTCCAAAAACATTTTTCTAAGTTCGTTTAATGAATATTTTTCCATACATTTCTCCCAAATTATTTAATACTAATATCACCGGATTTTTTAAGTCCTTTTGCCGTAAGGATAGGACCTGTGATTTCAAAAATAAATGTTGCACCCATTATTATATTTAAAAATAACGGGCCGTAATCAGGCATCATACGAGCAGCCGCAACAGCCAGTCCGACGCCGACTCCCGCCATAGGCATCAAACCCATACCGAGATAATTTCTTGTAACTTTATCGGTCCTTGCCATTTCACACCCGAGGAATGCCCCCAGTATCTTGCCTATAAACCTTGAAACGACAAATGCCAAGCCTATAAGCCCAAGACTGAGGACGACCTTTAAATCAAGGCTGTAACCTGCAAGAACAAAGAAAATCACATATATAGGATTTACAGCTTCTTCGGTCAAAGCAAATACTCTGTCATATCTTGAACAGTAGTTTGCAATGACACTTCCTACAGCCATACAAATCAAAATTGAAGATAATTCAAAATAAATACCGAGCCCAGTTCCTACAAGAACCGAAGCACAGCTTATAATCAGTACCTGTGACTTATCTCTTCTGATTTTCCTTTCAACAAAACAGAATGCTATACCTATAACGGCACCTATACCAAGAGATAATACAATCTCTATAAGAGGCGAAATAAGTGCACTGTACATATTAAAATGTCCGTTTATCATCGATTCGGAAACCGCACAGGCAATACTGAAAAGGAACAAACAAACCGCATCATCGAGTGCTACAACGGTAAGTATGGTATTTGTCAGTTTCCCCTTAGCTTTATACTGTTTGATTACATTTACCGTTGCGGCAGGAGCCGTAGCGGCAGAAAGTGCACCAAACACTATTGATAAAGGTAAATCAGAGGTAGCTAAATATACCCCGAGAGTAACAACGATAAT
This region of Anaerofustis stercorihominis DSM 17244 genomic DNA includes:
- a CDS encoding IreB family regulatory phosphoprotein; this encodes MGTSNSNSNYTMQFSVDNDRSKLIEETIKKVKAALEEKGYNPVNQLVGYIMSGDPTYITSYKDARKLIRQIERDEILELVLCKYLMDCE
- the alaS gene encoding alanine--tRNA ligase translates to MEKYSLNELRKMFLEFYESKGHLRLESFSLVPHNDKSLLLINSGMAPLKPYFIGEEVPPKKRVTTCQKCIRTPDIDNVGKTARHGTFFEMLGNFSFGDYFKKEAIAFAWEFLTEKIGLDKDKLYVSVYENDDEAAEIWKNDIGLTDNRITRLGKEDNFWEIGLGPCGPCSEIYVDRGEEYGCDRPTCGVGCDCDRYMEVWNLVFTQFDKDKEGNYNKLEHPNIDTGMGLERLAAYVQEVDNIFEVDTIRYILDYICEISGKKYGVNENDDVSIRVITDHIRSSVFMASDGILTSNEGRGYVLKRILRRAMRHGKLLGIEGHFMEGVAKKVIEISGEAYPALREKETTILKLINIEEEKFNETVNQGLSMIDELIANLKGDTLGGLDAFKLYDTYGFPLELTEEILEEKGLKVDKNGFEKAMQEQKDKARSARNNKEIVSYKGDLTNFIANLPSTEFSGYESLSDKGKVIEIIKDNEAIDILNEGEIGLVIFNRTPFYATSGGQVHDIGKIEDDKVNAKVKSVTKSGDKFVHEVEIISGSLEADKEYSMTVDKQNRLNTERNHSATHLLHKALKEVLGEHVNQAGSYVDSERLRFDFSHFEKVTNEELDEIEKRVNAEILNKDEVNYFETSIDEARKLGATALFGEKYGSNVRVVKMGDYSIELCGGCHVNNTNDISMFKILSESSVASGVRRIEAITGKCAIEESLEKYHELQTIKDKLRLNNNNIIEKVDELLNKNKSLLKELEAFRKEANKDVVSGIIDNAFDVNGTKCVFAKVDGLNVNDLRELSDKVKDKVENVIVFLVSVAGEKGFMIASASKEAVKDGFNCGKFIKDVAVSIGSGGGGRPDMAQAGIKDISKADMALENAKGFIKERL
- a CDS encoding cation:proton antiporter — protein: MDELLTLGVFIACGFIASKICGKFRLPAVTGYLLAGLILGVSFFSVVPKDILTELNFLQDIALGFIAFNIGESFNIDKIKSLGGGVVLITIVQASVTIIVVTLGVYLATSDLPLSIVFGALSAATAPAATVNVIKQYKAKGKLTNTILTVVALDDAVCLFLFSIACAVSESMINGHFNMYSALISPLIEIVLSLGIGAVIGIAFCFVERKIRRDKSQVLIISCASVLVGTGLGIYFELSSILICMAVGSVIANYCSRYDRVFALTEEAVNPIYVIFFVLAGYSLDLKVVLSLGLIGLAFVVSRFIGKILGAFLGCEMARTDKVTRNYLGMGLMPMAGVGVGLAVAAARMMPDYGPLFLNIIMGATFIFEITGPILTAKGLKKSGDISIK